In Misgurnus anguillicaudatus chromosome 5, ASM2758022v2, whole genome shotgun sequence, a genomic segment contains:
- the rab3c gene encoding ras-related protein Rab-3C codes for MDLYGKMAATQDNKQKENSDQNFDYMFKLLIIGNSSVGKTSFLFRYADDTFTSAFVSTVGIDFKVKTVYKNDKRIKLQIWDTAGQERYRTITTAYYRGAMGFILMYDITNEESFAAVQDWATQIKTYSWDNAQVILAGNKCDMEEERIMSVESGRLLAEQLGFEFFETSAKDNINVKQTFERLVDIICDKMSDTLEADPSVTTGTPTTRLTDNPTPPQQSDCSC; via the exons atGGATTTATACGGGAAG ATGGCTGCTACACAAGACAACAAACAGAAGGAAAACTCAGATCAAAACTTCGATTACATGTTCAAGTTGTTGATAATCGGGAACAGCAGTGTTGGAAAAACGTCTTTCCTCTTCCGCTACGCTGATGATACCTTCACTTCTGCCTTTGTCAGCACGGTGGGCATTGACTTTAAGGTTAAAACTGTCTACAAGAACGACAAAAGGATCAAGCTACAGATCTGG GACACAGCGGGGCAGGAAAGGTACAGGACTATCACCACAGCCTATTACAGAGGAGCCATGGGCTTCATCCTTATGTATGACATCACTAATGAGGAGTCTTTTGCTGCTGTGCAGGACTG GGCGACCCAGATTAAGACGTACTCTTGGGACAATGCACAGGTGATCCTTGCAGGAAACAAATGTGATATGGAGGAGGAGAGGATCATGTCTGTGGAAAGTGGAAGGTTATTAGCCGAACAACT AGGGTTTGAGTTTTTCGAGACGAGCGCAAAAGACAATATCAACGTCAAGCAGACATTCGAACGTTTGGTGGACATCATTTGTGACAAGATGTCCGATACACTCGAGGCTGACCCTTCCGTTACCACGGGAACGCCGACTACCAGACTGACCGACAACCCTACGCCCCCTCAACAGTCTGACTGTAGCTGCTAG